A single window of Hippocampus zosterae strain Florida chromosome 15, ASM2543408v3, whole genome shotgun sequence DNA harbors:
- the LOC127616066 gene encoding zinc finger protein OZF-like isoform X1, translating into MSARRTEKHANDLCGMKEETEQNLRLLGDVRKQPRVVLHRADISGKYLRLEQQESDCTHIKEEEEETAHVKKEGNPSHIKVEEEEKDITKLQLTFDPVKSEDEHRDKSEDNGGVEPSSNSSSQYMATEGDEDHWGPSRGGLLAPVSDSDDITSHSHDDDDDDEQPEVEMTFHTDTTCRKCSRCDKVFTSKQGLNYHMRTHTGEKPFACSVCGKKFTEKGTLIKHTRTHTGEKPFTCSICGKRFSENGHLTRHIRTHTGEKPFACKVCGKSYSEKSNLTQHTRTHTGEKPFTCSVCGKGFSVNSHLTRHTRKHTGEKPFVCSVCGKRFSINTSLTDHARTHTGEKPFICSVCGRSFSVRTNLAKHKRAHCWKDGFGCPVCGKSFAAKSSLSNHTRTHTEEKPFSCTVCAKRFSSHAFVKRHKCAEDESSYH; encoded by the exons ATGTCCGCAAGAAGGACAGAAAAGCACGCGAATGAtctttgtggaatgaaagaagaGACCGAGCAGAATCTTCGACTGCTGGGCGATGTTCGCAAGCAGCCTCGAGTTGTGTTACACAGAGCAG ACATCAGTGGAAAATATCTTCGTCTTGAGCAACAGGAGTCCGATTGCACTCATattaaagaagaggaggaggagaccgcTCACGTTAAAAAGGAAGGAAACCCGTCTCACATTAAagtagaggaggaggagaaggataTCACCAAGTTGCAATTGACCTTTGACCCTGTAAAAAGTGAAGATGAACATCGGGACAAGAGTGAGGATAACGGAGGGGTGGAGCCTTCAAGCAACAGCTCAAGTCAATACATGGCAACAGAAGGTGATGAAGACCACTGGGGACCATCACGGGGTGGCCTATTAGCCCCAGTCTCAGATAGTGACGACATAACGTCACActctcatgatgatgatgatgatgatgaacagCCTGAAGTTGAAATGACATTTCACACCGACACCACATGCAGGAAATGCTCTCGGTGTGACAAAGTATTTACCTCAAAGCAGGGTTTGAACTATCACATGAGAACACATACtggcgagaaaccttttgcctgttcggTTTGTGGTAAAAAATTCACTGAAAAAGGCACGTTGATCAAACACACGAGAacgcacactggggagaaaccttttaccTGCTCTATTTGCGGTAAAAGATTTTCGGAAAATGGACATTTGACAAGACAcataagaacacacactggggaaaaaccttttgcctgcaaaGTGTGTGGCAAAAGCTACTCTGAAAAGTCCAATTTAACGCAGCACACAAGAACGCatactggagagaaaccttttacgTGCTCAGTTTGCGGCAAAGGCTTCTCCGTGAATTCGCATTTAACGAGACACACCAGAAaacacacgggagaaaaaccttttgtctgctcaGTCTGCGGCAAAAGATTCTCTATCAATACAAGCTTGACGGATCACGCGAGAacacacaccggagagaaaccttttatCTGCTCAGTTTGCGGCAGAAGCTTCTCTGTCCGGACAAATTTAGCAAAGCACAAAAGAGCGCACTGCTGGAAGGATGGTTTTGGCTGCCCCGTTTGTGGTAAAAGCTTCGCTGCAAAGTCGAGTCTATCGAACCACACGAGAACACACACCGAAGAGAAACCATTCAGTTGCACCGTGTGCGCTAAAAGATTTTCCAGTCATGCGTTTGTGAAGAGACACAAGTGTGCGGAAGACGAGAGCAGTTACCATTAA
- the LOC127616066 gene encoding zinc finger protein 501-like isoform X2 produces MSARRTEKHANDLCGMKEETEQNLRLLGDVRKQPRVVLHRADISEKYLHLEQQEPECPHIKEEEEEVDEPVHIEEEEHLRFKKEEKPFLVKVEEKEEEEKDIGKITVTCVFLKNQDEDQGERERNKEAEPPSSSLGQHVTTEGDGDCCGAPQADSHATLSPDADDEDDNEESEGDMTSGIPKKCSQCGKTLSCRQSLNVHMRIHTGDKPFACSVCGKRFTNASTLIKHTRTHTGEKPFICSVCGKRFSENGHLTRHVRTHTGEKPFACKVCGKSYSEKSNLTQHTRTHTGEKPFTCSTCGRSFSHKSHLTRHATRHTGEKPFACSVCGKRFSVNTSLTDHMRMHTGEKPFTCSVCGRSFFTKSSLTNHARAHAEEETIRLQCVPRKIV; encoded by the exons ATGTCCGCAAGAAGGACAGAAAAGCACGCGAATGAtctttgtggaatgaaagaagaGACCGAGCAGAATCTTCGACTGCTGGGCGATGTTCGCAAGCAGCCTCGAGTTGTGTTACACAGAGCAG ACATCAGTGAAAAATATCTTCATCTTGAGCAACAGGAGCCCGAGTGCCCTCatattaaagaggaagaggaggaggtggatgaGCCTGTTCACATTGAAGAGGAAGAGCACTTGCGctttaaaaaggaagaaaagccATTTCTCGTTAAAGtagaagaaaaggaggaggaggagaaagataTCGGCAAGATAACAGTGACTTGTGTCTTTTTAAAGAATCAAGACGAAGACCAGGGTGAGAGGGAGCGGAACAAGGAGGCGGAGCCTCCGAGCAGCAGCTTAGGTCAACACGTGACAACAGAAGGGGATGGAGACTGTTGTGGGGCACCTCAAGCAGATAGTCATGCCACGTTATCTCCTGACGCTGACGACGAGGATGATAATGAAGAGTCTGAAGGGGATATGACATCTGgcatcccaaaaaaatgttctcagtgTGGGAAAACATTAAGCTGCAGGCAGAGCTTGAACGTTCACATGAGAATACATACCGGAGACaaaccctttgcctgctcagtGTGCGGTAAAAGATTCACCAATGCGAGCACTTTGATCAAACACACgagaacgcacacgggagagaaaccttttatATGCTCCGTCTGTGGCAAAAGGTTTTCTGAAAATGGACATTTAACTAGACAcgtaagaacacacactggagaaaagCCTTTTGCCTGCAAAGTGTGCGGCAAAAGCTACTCGGAAAAGTCCAATTTAACGCAACACACGAGAACACAtaccggagagaaacctttcaCATGCTCAACTTGCGGCCGGAGTTTCTCTCATAAGTCACATTTAACAAGGCATGCGACAagacacactggagaaaaaccttttgcctgctcagtatGCGGCAAAAGATTCTCAGTCAATACAAGCTTGACAGATCACATGAGAAtgcacaccggagagaaaccttttaccTGCTCAGTTTGCGGCAGAAGCTTCTTTACAAAGTCAAGTTTAACGAACCACGCGAGAGCGCACGCCGAAGAGGAAACCATTCGGTTGCAGTGCGTGCCCCGAAAGATCGTCTAG